The following proteins are encoded in a genomic region of Periophthalmus magnuspinnatus isolate fPerMag1 chromosome 10, fPerMag1.2.pri, whole genome shotgun sequence:
- the glra4a gene encoding glycine receptor, alpha 4a isoform X2 gives MLPRLVRIVYVLSFGVFQGGFIRPSFCKEEIKPPSRPGPQMSPSDFLDKLMGRTSGYDARIRPNFKGPPVNVTCNIFINSFGSITETTMDYRLNVFLRQKWNDPRLAYREYPDDSLDLDPSMLDSIWKPDLFFANEKGANFHEVTTDNKLLRIFQDGSVLYSIRLTLILSCPMDLKNFPMDIQTCTMQLESFGYTMNDLIFEWLSENPVQVADDLTLPQFVLKEEKDLGYCTKYYNTGKFTCIEVKFHLERQMGYYLIQMYIPSLLIVILSWVSFWINMDAAPARVGLGITTVLTMTTQSSGSRASLPKVSYVKAIDIWMAVCLLFVFAALLEYAAVNFVSRQHKEFIRLRKKQRQQRIEEELVRESRGFYFRGYGLGHCLQTKEGTPVEGSTVFSPPPPPPPVTMCDGEMLHKRFVDRAKRIDTISRAVFPLSFLMFNIFYWITYKVLRHEDIHANL, from the exons ACCCAGCTTCTGTAAAGAGGAGATAAAGCCACCCAGCAGGCCTGGCCCGCAGATGTCTCCCTCGGACTTCCTGGACAAGCTCATGGGGAGGACTTCAGGATATGATGCCCGAATTAGACCCAATTTCAAAG GCCCACCAGTGAATGTCACCTGCAACATATTCATCAACAGCTTCGGCTCCATCACGGAAACTACAATG gaCTACAGACTCAATGTATTCCTACGGCAGAAGTGGAACGACCCTCGCCTGGCATATCGCGAATACCCAGACGACTCCCTGGATCTAGACCCCTCCATGTTGGACTCCATCTGGAAACCGGACCTATTCTTTGCTAACGAGAAAGGCGCCAATTTCCATGAGGTCACCACCGATAACAAACTGCTACGGATCTTCCAAGATGGCAGCGTCCTTTACAGCATCAG gctCACTCTTATCCTGTCCTGCCCTATGGACCTGAAGAACTTCCCCATGGACATTCAGACCTGTACTATGCAGCTGGAGAGCT TTGGTTACACCATGAATGACCTGATCTTCGAGTGGCTGTCAGAAAACCCAGTTCAGGTGGCAGATGACCTCACTCTCCCACAGTTTGTGctcaaagaggaaaaggacttAGGCTACTGCACAAAGTACTACAATACTG GTAAATTCACATGCATTGAGGTGAAGTTTCATTTGGAGCGTCAGATGGGGTACTACCTGATCCAGATGTACATCCCGTCCCTGCTCATCGTCATCCTCTCCTGGGTCTCCTTCTGGATCAATATGGATGCTGCGCCTGCCCGTGTGGGACTGGGCATCACCACTGTACTCACCATGACAACTCAAAGCTCTGGCTCCAGAGCATCACTGCCCAAG GTGTCCTATGTGAAAGCTATTGACATCTGGATGGCCGTGTGCCTCCTGTTTGTGTTTGCCGCCCTGCTGGAGTATGCCGCCGTCAACTTTGTCTCGAGGCAACACAAGGAGTTCATCAGGCTCAGGAAAAAGCAGCGGCAGCAAAGAATA GAAGAGGAGCTGGTGAGGGAGAGCCGTGGCTTTTACTTCCGGGGTTACGGCCTGGGCCACTGCCTGCAGACCAAAGAGGGCACTCCAGTCGAAGGGTCTACCGTGTTTTCTCCTCCCCCGCCCCCTCCCCCGGTCACCATGTGCGACGGGGAGATGCTCCACAAGAGGTTCGTGGACCGGGCCAAGCGCATCGACACCATCTCCAGAGCGGTGTTCCCGTTGAGCTTCCTCATGTTCAACATCTTCTATTGGATCACCTACAAAGTGCTGCGGCATGAGGATATCCATGCAAACTTGTAA
- the glra4a gene encoding glycine receptor, alpha 4a isoform X1 produces the protein MLPRLVRIVYVLSFGVFQGGFIRPSFCKEEIKPPSRPGPQMSPSDFLDKLMGRTSGYDARIRPNFKGPPVNVTCNIFINSFGSITETTMDYRLNVFLRQKWNDPRLAYREYPDDSLDLDPSMLDSIWKPDLFFANEKGANFHEVTTDNKLLRIFQDGSVLYSIRLTLILSCPMDLKNFPMDIQTCTMQLESFGYTMNDLIFEWLSENPVQVADDLTLPQFVLKEEKDLGYCTKYYNTGKFTCIEVKFHLERQMGYYLIQMYIPSLLIVILSWVSFWINMDAAPARVGLGITTVLTMTTQSSGSRASLPKVSYVKAIDIWMAVCLLFVFAALLEYAAVNFVSRQHKEFIRLRKKQRQQRIGITSTLHYSWLPYYMKEMGSFDTDLNVSILFPVPEDVAVQPGSMESFQKVNDIHRDQPPYKSASQQCSACAREEELVRESRGFYFRGYGLGHCLQTKEGTPVEGSTVFSPPPPPPPVTMCDGEMLHKRFVDRAKRIDTISRAVFPLSFLMFNIFYWITYKVLRHEDIHANL, from the exons ACCCAGCTTCTGTAAAGAGGAGATAAAGCCACCCAGCAGGCCTGGCCCGCAGATGTCTCCCTCGGACTTCCTGGACAAGCTCATGGGGAGGACTTCAGGATATGATGCCCGAATTAGACCCAATTTCAAAG GCCCACCAGTGAATGTCACCTGCAACATATTCATCAACAGCTTCGGCTCCATCACGGAAACTACAATG gaCTACAGACTCAATGTATTCCTACGGCAGAAGTGGAACGACCCTCGCCTGGCATATCGCGAATACCCAGACGACTCCCTGGATCTAGACCCCTCCATGTTGGACTCCATCTGGAAACCGGACCTATTCTTTGCTAACGAGAAAGGCGCCAATTTCCATGAGGTCACCACCGATAACAAACTGCTACGGATCTTCCAAGATGGCAGCGTCCTTTACAGCATCAG gctCACTCTTATCCTGTCCTGCCCTATGGACCTGAAGAACTTCCCCATGGACATTCAGACCTGTACTATGCAGCTGGAGAGCT TTGGTTACACCATGAATGACCTGATCTTCGAGTGGCTGTCAGAAAACCCAGTTCAGGTGGCAGATGACCTCACTCTCCCACAGTTTGTGctcaaagaggaaaaggacttAGGCTACTGCACAAAGTACTACAATACTG GTAAATTCACATGCATTGAGGTGAAGTTTCATTTGGAGCGTCAGATGGGGTACTACCTGATCCAGATGTACATCCCGTCCCTGCTCATCGTCATCCTCTCCTGGGTCTCCTTCTGGATCAATATGGATGCTGCGCCTGCCCGTGTGGGACTGGGCATCACCACTGTACTCACCATGACAACTCAAAGCTCTGGCTCCAGAGCATCACTGCCCAAG GTGTCCTATGTGAAAGCTATTGACATCTGGATGGCCGTGTGCCTCCTGTTTGTGTTTGCCGCCCTGCTGGAGTATGCCGCCGTCAACTTTGTCTCGAGGCAACACAAGGAGTTCATCAGGCTCAGGAAAAAGCAGCGGCAGCAAAGAATA GGCATTACATCGACATTAC ACTACAGCTGGCTGCCATATTACATGAAGGAGATGGGCTCATTTGA CACTGATTTGAATGTGTCTATACTTTTCCCTGTACCGGAGGACGTGGCCGTACAGCCTGGGAGCATGGAGTCATTTCAGAAAGTGAATGACATCCACCGTGACCAGCCCCCCTACAAGAGCGCGAGTCAGCAGTGCAGCGCCTGTGCGAGG GAAGAGGAGCTGGTGAGGGAGAGCCGTGGCTTTTACTTCCGGGGTTACGGCCTGGGCCACTGCCTGCAGACCAAAGAGGGCACTCCAGTCGAAGGGTCTACCGTGTTTTCTCCTCCCCCGCCCCCTCCCCCGGTCACCATGTGCGACGGGGAGATGCTCCACAAGAGGTTCGTGGACCGGGCCAAGCGCATCGACACCATCTCCAGAGCGGTGTTCCCGTTGAGCTTCCTCATGTTCAACATCTTCTATTGGATCACCTACAAAGTGCTGCGGCATGAGGATATCCATGCAAACTTGTAA